ATCGTGTTAAAATCCTCATCAAGTGTTTGGTCCCTTTATCTGGGTGGAAACATTTGTTAGAATCAATGATACATTTACTTGTTGATCCTGAGGAACAATATTCTTTGTATTTGGAAAAGAAAGCTGAAAAGCAGAAACAGAATGCACAAAAAAATGAGGAGGATAATCGAAAACATAATGGAGATGAAGATTGTCCTTTGACATTTGTGGAGTTTGTGAAGAATGAATTTGATTCGATCAGTCAGGAGCTGAAGATTTGTATGGTAAATTTGTACACCCACTTACCAACTTCTTGCATTTCACTCAAAGTGGTGAAGGACATGGTCAGAGCTTCGGGTTTGCTCAAATCTATTGAATCTTCATTGCATTCTATTCGTGTTGctaatgaagggtttaagtTACTCAAAGATTTCAAAGTTCCTAGAACTGTTGTTCGTCGCCTTATGCAGTTGAGAACAGAGTGTACAAACACACTAAAGTCGCTTCCAATGGAATTCTCTGTTCCTAGTATTAACAAATATGCATTAAAGAACTTCTGCCTAGAAAATGCTTGCTTAATATTCTGTACTGCATCAACTTCTTCCAAATTGCATGTTGTAGCAGGAACAAGACCATTGGAGTTGTTGGTCATTGATGAAGCTGCTCAGCTTAAAGAATGTGAATCAGCAATTCCTTTACAACTATCTGGTCTCCGCCATGCTATCCTTGTAGGAGATGAGAGGCAACTCCCTGCAATGGTCAAAAGCGAGGTTATGTTTATCCCTTGCATTTTCCATTCTTTTCACAGTGTGATAGGTGTTTACAATGACAGCATCTAAATAAATGTGATAAATTACTAGATTGCAGCAAGTGCTGATTTTGGAAGAAGTTTGTTTGGAAGACTGGCAAAGTTGGGATACAAGAAGCACCTACTCAATGTCCAGTACAGGATGCATCCATCCATCAGTTTATTTCCAAAAAGGGAGTTCTACGACAACCAGATAGTAGATGGTCCAAATGTCAAAGAAAAAAGCTATGAGAGGTGCTTCCTCAAGGGAAAAATGTACCAATCCTATTCCTTCATAAATGTTGCcaatggaaaagaagaattggaTCACAGATTTAGTCGGAAAAATATGGTGGAGGTTGCTGTAGTCTCTGGGATAGTAGCAAGCCTTTATAAAGGTAATTATTGTAGTAAGTTGGTCGATGCTTATATTTATGTGATACATTGCAAAGACCTAAAAACTGggttttgctttttcttttttgccgcAGAATTCATTGGGACAAAGCAGAAAGTTAGTATTGGGGTCATATCACCATACAAGGCtcaagtttatgcaattcaagAGATACTCAGAAAATATACTGAAACTTCTCACACTGGCTTCTCTCTAAGTGTGCGAACTGTTGATGGGTTCCAAGGTGGTGAAGAAGATGTGATAATTATATCTACTGTCCGATGTAATGGGAAGGGGTCAGTTGGTTTCTTGTCGAACCAGCAAAGAGCAAATGTTGCCCTAACACGTGCAAGGTACTTTCTATAAAATTTCATTGTAGTTATGCTATACGATGCATCTCAGACATGTCTGATTTCTGCAATTGTTTCTGTGTAGGTATTGCCTTTGGATATTGGGGAATTCTTCAACTTTGATTAGTAGTGACTCTGTTTGGAAGAAGCTAGTCCTTGATGCCAAGAGACGGAATTGTTTTTATAATGCTGATGAAGACAGCAACTTGGCTCAGGCTATTACAGCTGCCCTGCTGGAGCTTGACCAACTTCATTCTCTGCTTAATATCGACTCTATGCTGTTCAAAAATGCTATATGGAAGGTGTGCTGCTACTTTCGCAAATTTTTCCCTATTGTAAACTTGACATTGTCATAGCATACAACAATCAGACCTTTATTGAGAGTATAGGTCTATTAACATTAATAAAAAGAGGGAGAAAATTGTTAAGTAAACAGGATAGATTAACGGGGAGTTACATCGCTAAATGGAATTCATCTGTGTATTCTCTAATAAAATGCAGTATGCTGTTCAGTAGTTAAAATATTCCTCATCTGTGTATCCCTCATCAATAGTTGCACGACATAtaattatttcttctttctttcccacATAGGTTTGCTTCACTCACAACTTTTTGAGCTCcataacaaaaattaaagacacTGTGATTCTTTGGGAAGTGCTTGCGTTATTAACCAAGCTTTCGAGTGGATGGCGCCGACCTCTTGAGGAAAAAGGAACTTTAGTGTATGATGGGACTTCTGCTCAACTGTTAGAGAAGTATAAAATCAATGGGAACTTGAATCTCATTTGGACTGTAGATATTCTCCAGGAGAATGGACATTACATCCAAGTTATGAAGTTTTGGGATATTTTGCCATTTTCTCATATAGCAGAACTAGCAAAGCGTCTTGACATTGTTTTTGGGAATTTTACAGTGGACAAGATGAACCGCTGCCGTCACAAATGCATTGACAGGTTTGTGATGTttcaaattttatattttcataCATTTGTTAGTCCATGGAACTTTTATTCGATCAATTAGTGTCACAGAAATTTCAATTGTATTGGTGGAGCATATATGATTACTAATACTACTTTTTATCCTCTGTTTAAATCATGTACCATTTTCTTTAGGGATGTTGTTGTTCCAATGAGATGGCCGGTGGTTTTCAGCAATTCCCCTATGGCTGATCATGAGGAGTCCCTTTCAAAACCATTGTCTTCTTTCAGTATAACAACTAATCGAGAAACAGCAACTTCAACATATGGGTCAGCATATATTCCAACTTTTTATGGAagtcatatatattgtttttgaataatcaaataaaagtaaactatttgaacaaaatgaTACACAACTCTATTTGCTATAAATATTGGTTTTGGCAAATAGGAATCAACTACCATGTAGAAGAATGGATGTATAATTCTGAGCATGAAATCTTTTCCTCATCTTTACTGTAGGTGCTCATGTTGTTTAATGATGCTGGAGTTTATAGGCcttaatttaatttgtaaatatCATATACTTAAACTCCAAATGTCTAAAGCTGGAGGTTATTCTCAGCAGCCTTATGTCATCATGTAGGTCATGATTTTGGTCACACATATTATCCACATTTTCTTGTTCATGTTGATAGATGATGTTAAAGTTCAAGTCCTGAAAACAAGGAATTAGTTTTCAATAGAAAAGATGGCCATATTCTTATTGATTACCAGATATATTTTGCAAGCATATATTTGAGCTAATGTTCCACTTGCTTCAATAGGAATACATCGAAAGCAGTAAAACCAATTATCCCTTCGAAAAGCAATGTCAATCAAAGAGAAAGATTGCTATGGAAAATAAAAGCTGAAAGAGTGAAGGATTTCAGCACTTGCCCTGAAGCTAACCCTGTGGACTTGTCAAAACCATTATCATCACTAAGTCTAGCAGATAAGCCAGAAGCATCTACATCCACTGACATGTAAGTCATAACTATCTGTTCTGACATGCATGTAGGAATCTAGTAGTCTGCACATAATGAAATAAACATATACGAAATGACTGGAGAGATGTTGAAGTTTATAGTCCTTAATTTAAATTGTAAAAATCATATACTTGAACGCCAAATGTGTAATGCTGGAAGTTATTCTCAGCAGCATTATTTCATCATATAAGTCGCGATTTTTGTCACACATTATCCACTTTCACTTGTGTTAATGTTGATAGGTGATGTTGAAGTTCATGTCCTGAAGAAGAGCAATTAGTTTTCAATAGAAATGATGGCCAATTCTTATTCATTACCTGATATATTTTGCAAGTATATATTTCAGCTAATGTACCACTTGCTTCGATAGGGAGACAGGGAAAGCAGTAAAACCAATTATCCCTTCGAAAAGCAatgtcaataaaaaaaaaagattgttaTGGAAAATAAAGGGTGAAGAAGGAGTGAAGGATTTCAGCACTTGCCTTGAAGCTAACCCTGTGGACTTGTCAAAACCATTATCATCACTAAGTCTAGCAGATAAGCCAGAAGCATCTACTTCCGTTGACATGTGAGTCATAACTATCTATTCGGACATGCATATAGGAAGTCTAGTAGTCTGCACATAATGAAATAAACATAGACGAAATGACTGGGGCACAATTATTGGGTGCTATAAGTTGTATTGTAGGTGCTCATGTCGTTTAGAGATGCTGAAGTTTCTAGGCCTTAATTTAAATTGTAAAAATCATATACTTGAATGCCAAATGTGTAATGCTGGAGGTTATTCTCAGCAGCATCATTTCATCATGTAAGTTGCGATTTTGGTCACGCATTATCCACTTTCACTTGTGTTGATGTCGATAGGTGATGTTGAAGTTTATGTCCTGAAGAAGAGGAATTAGTTTTCAATAGAAAAGATGGCCATATTCTTATTCATTACCTGATACATTTTGCAAGCATATATTTGAGCTAATGTACCACTTGCTTCAATAGGGAGACAGGGAAAGCAGTAAAACCAATTATCCCTTCGAAAAGAAATGTCAATCAAAAAGAAAGATTGTTATGGAAAATAAAGGGTGAAGAAGGAGTGAAGGATTTCAGCACTTGCCTTGAAGCTAACCCTGTGGAGTTCTTGTCAAATCCATTACCATCACCAAGTCTAGCAGATAAGCCAGAAGCATCTACTTCCACTGACATGTGAGTCATAACTATCTATTCGGACATGCATGTAGGAAGTCTAGTAGTCTGCACATAATCACTtttaagaaatatatatatatatatatatatatatatgaaataattGGAGCACAATTACTGGGTGCAATAAGTTGTACTATTGGTGCTCATGTCGTCTAGTGATGCTGAAGTTTATAGGCcttaatttaatttgtaaatatCATATACTTAAACTCCAAATGTCTAATGCTAGAGTTATTCTCAGTAGCATCATGTCATCATGCAAGTCGCAAAAATTATCCTCTCACTTGTTCATGTCGGTAGGTAATGTTGAAGTTCATGTCCTGAAGAAGAATTAGTTTTCAATAGAAAAGATGGCCATATTCTTATTCATTACCTGATATATTTTGCAAGCATATATTTGAGCTAATGTACCACTTGCTTGAATAGGAAGACATCGAAAGCAGTAAAACCAACTATCCCTTCGAAAAGATATgtcaataaaaaagaaagattgTTATGGAAAATAAAGGCTGAAGGAGTGAAGGATTTCAGCACTTGCCTTGAAGCTAACCCTGTGGACTTGTCAAAACCATTATCATCACTAAGTCCAGCAGATAAGCCAGAAGCATCTACTTCCACTGACATGTGAGTCATAACTATCTATTCTGACATGCATGTAGGAAGTATTGTAGTCTGCACATAATCACgattaagaaaattaaacatATACGGAATAACTAGAGCACAGTTACTGGGTGCTTTAAGTTGTAATTGGTCTCTCAACTAGGAGTCAATTATTTTATGTTAAATATATTTTCTTAGCAACAAATGCATTTGCTTCTGGAACTTTTTAGGTGGCTAGTAAATTCAAACCATAGAATATCTTGCATATATGTTGTTAATTGACTATTACCAACTGCTATGCTGTACCTAGTAGGTATGATCACCAATCATGTTACTTCCCTATCAagtatgttgtgaacttgtgataTAACTTTCACTGCTCCAAACGTGACCGTAATTGAGCCATTTCAAATGTGAAAAAGGCATCAAATGCATTTTCTTTCAATACTGTAGGCATATATGTTTATAAGCATTAAGTGACAATTGATTCTCTGCTTTTTTTGCTGCCTAATTGATTCTCTGCTTTTTTTGCTGCCTAATTGATTCTCTGCTTTGTGATCGAGTTGTTATAGTAATTGGTGATCTTGAGGTCTTTTGAGCTTGAGTAAAAAATTTAAGAAGTATAAGACCTAGCCTATATCCAACACAGCTTAAGCTTTGAACAGGTGCTAGACGAACTAGTTTATCACAAATGGTTGGAGCTTTGAATTAATTTAAACATAAACGTTTCACTGTTATTTTTGCGGGTTAGATATATTTGCGGACATACAATTCGGTTGATGTCATTAAAATTTATATCTGAGGTTTAGAAAGATGAAGTTcgttttagaaaagaaaaaaaaagtattattaatttttttttctggtgtTGGTTTCATCAGGGAATCTGCGAAAAGATCCACTACCAAAAGCGATTCAAAAAGCACTGCGAGTCGAAGAAGGAGATCATCATCAAAACTAAAAGTCGGAGACCAGGTGTTCCTTAAGATTCGACCTTCTTGTGGAATTAAAAGGTATTTCAAAGGCGCAAAACTCACTCCACGGTTTACTGGTCCTTTTGAGGTTTCGGAGTAGTTGGTGAACATTCTTATCAAGTATCACTTCCGCCTAAACCATCCGGTGTCCGTGATGTATTCATATCTGTGTTTTGAAGAAAAACCATGAAGATGCTTCACATGTTTTGGATTGGAAAGATTTGAAAATTCACAAAGATCAATCCTGTGACAACAAGCTGGTTAGAATTGTcgataaaaaagaacaaattcttCATGGTAGGAACATTCCCTTTGTGAAAGTGATCTGGCAGTGTCATGGCATCGAGGAAGCAACAGGGGAGTTGGAGACTTAGTCATGGCTAAATATCCAGATTTGCTAGTGCTTTAGCTAACatgtagagagagttttctgttttgacaaaaaaattgtGAATTGTTTAATCCAAAACTTCATGCTGTCAGTATTTTAATGAAGTTTCTTATGTATGAATTACCAGAAGCGAGAGGTGCACACCAGAACAGTCCAATTGTTAGAGTGCATACTGGTCTCTGAAGGAGAACCAAATGCGTAGACATTGATTGAACACAGAACCAAAAATGCAGCATAATCACTACGGAATTGAACAAATTGCACATCTTGGACCGCATGGCTAAGAACTTTGGGTGCATAATTTGATAAAGAAGTGAGAAATATTGAGAAAGCAAGAAGCATTGGGTTAAGTTGATAAGCGATTAGGGACCCAAAACTGTTAATGGCTCAACGAGCCAATCCAATTAGTCATTGATAGTTGTAGAAACAATCAGATTCACCTAAATTCTCACTTCTTAGTCTCACAATATCGACATAGTACCCAGGTAGACAAGCACATCAGAACCTATAATCAACTTATACATTCTCTCATCAAGAACACACACAGAAATATCTAGTAAAAGACAATTACGAAAGTGAACTCAAATAGAATGAGCACCCGATAGCAATATCTCCCGCCTCTTTTCCAGCTGAACTTGTTATCTTTAAGACCTCTTTCACTTGACTACTAGAGAGGATAAAGAATATTACATTACTCAAATTGAAGaagcacattaagaagaatcCCATTATGAAGTCCAAGTTCCCTATAATGCAAGTCCTCTACTACCAAGTCCAAAACAATCATCAACATACTTGACCCAAGATAAAAGCAGGATGATCAGGCCTCACATCAAATGAAATTAACTCTCTAATTCATATATGGATCCCTAAATGACCAATTAAATCACATGACTTACTAATTAAACTACTGCAATGACTGCTTTAAACATCTGAACCTAATATTGCCAACCCTATATCACCACcaactaaacaaacaaaaagcaaataGAAAAtggacataaaaaaaaaagctactTGAGACTAGGGTATCCGAGTCTTTGACCCGACTAATCCCTAGGTCCCCCGCCTGACCCCACAACATTTGGGGAACTGGAAACTCTAGCAATTGCTAGGTGGGTACCTTGGGAGAGGGTCGAACCCCAGACCACTTGGGAGCAAACCAAGGGCCTGACCGCTAGACCAACAACTCTTTGGACAAAAGATTGCAattaagaaatagaaaaagataTCTTATTCAGGTAAAAACAGATTGGAGAGTTCACGATAACCTAGTGAGTAGGTTCAGTTTGCAATtaggaatgaaaagaaaagaactacAGCTAAATTGCCTACAATATCAGAACATATTAGTCCATATAACATTCCTGATAGGTTATCTGAGTTTCATTACTCCAGCAGCTAAATGCAAAGGAACAAACACAAGGAGAACATAACAATAGAAGGGGTTCTCAGGGTCATTTCATCAAACAGCTGGTTCTCACAATTTATATTCACATCAACTTTAACTCTGAATGATTGAAAAGCAACACTCAGTTTACAGAACCACTTCAATTATATATTCCGATAAAACACAACATGCAGCTATAAACTCAATAAGTCAACTGATTAGACGAAAATTGATGTGCAACTGTATGGCGTattaaccaaaaccaaaaccaaatttcaGGTAGTGAAACTTACCGATGTGATTTTGGGACCAGGACGACCAAGCACAGCAGTCCTGACCTTGCTCTCAGAGCCATCAGCTTCAGTCTCAGTCTCGACGATGTCGACCTTCTCGGACTCGCTCTGCTTCGCGAAACAAAAGACACGAATCAATTTTCTACCAAACGAAAACGAAAACGAAAACGAaaacgaaaaccaaaacctaaattgCAATACCTAATTGCAGGCTCCGAAAACTTGGGACCGGGAGGACCAAGCACGGCAGTCTTCACCTTGCTCGCTTCAGTCTCGACGATGTCACCCTTCTCGGACTCGCTCTGCTTcgcgaaacaaaaccaaacacgaatcaattttctacaaaaccaaaacctaattgCAGGCTCTGAAAACAGAAAACTTACAGAGGCACTCTCAGTCTTCTTCACCATTTCGGAGTCATCGGACTCGATCTTCTTCTCAGATTCGCTCTCACTCTCGTGCAGCATAGCTGCTACCTGTTCAGCAGAGGAGCTTGAAGACGAGGAAGCGCTAGCATCTGGATCTGCTTCTCCGATCAACGTAACCTCAAGCTTAGATTTCTCCTCCATTTCTTGATCGAGGATGAGGATCAATTCGGAAAGGGAATTAGGGTAAACAGAATTGGGAAGTGGGGTGAGAGAGGGATTGTATAGGGACTGGGTGATGGGCTGGCTGGAAATGTATTTGGGTCTCCCGGGTCGGTTAAAATTTTGGCGACTCATTTTGCATTTTGGTAATTCTAATAACATTTTCTATTTGCAATCCCTTAATTCTCTAATTCCCATTCCCTCGTTATTTATGTTATGTTTTGAATGAATTTTATCACCGAATCTCACTCAACTATTTTTCACTTGCAAACAacaatattaacaaaaataaaaataaataaaacctcGCTCGAAACTATAACATTTTTTGACCAACTACCTTTCACACAGTTTATAGTTACAAGAATGTTTGCTGACCTCAGCAATGATTATCTCCTAATTTTTCGGCTAATTTTGTTACACAGATTTAGCTAACTATTGCAGGAGCTCATTCACGAGTATTGTGCAATTTGGGGCTGTTATCAGCTACAGCTCCAAGAGGATTTTGTTTGTGTTATGAAAGAGGGAATTACTTCCTAGGTTGACTAGGAATGGTTGGTCTTATTTATTTAGTTCTATTTACTCTTAAAACGCAACGTTTCATtttaaattgagattggaatctCCTAGCTGTTTTGGATATTTTTGTAGGCCAGTGTCATGCATGTCAACATCTCAGCGATATGAGTTGACA
Above is a genomic segment from Rosa chinensis cultivar Old Blush chromosome 3, RchiOBHm-V2, whole genome shotgun sequence containing:
- the LOC112195054 gene encoding uncharacterized protein LOC112195054 isoform X1; this translates as MGKKSKLKQELVTDTSSLVGLVFSWSISDVLNENLYRNQVQRIPDTFVTLTSYKKSFIPSLVEETHADLLSNMKTLSHAPTCEILTIEDSAGPPGDLFYDITYYRDTETDENHKGPIYEPQVGDIIALTNVRPKCIDDLNRPPRFYLIAYVDEAKDVDEFPDDLQFKILSSKPINYGEPDMHTSKRETLFAVYLMNLTTNLRVWKALNSEGNTNIINKVLQPKSDDGESCSVCFSGESCLVCFSKEKCNAGISAIWPTICSQNLNESQEAAVLNCISLAQCHHQNSVKLIWGPPGTGKTKTMSLTLFALFQLKCRTLTCAPTNIAVLEVATRLRRLVNQSLEYGRYGLGDIVLFGNKKRMKIDNNDDLRDIFLDHRVKILIKCLVPLSGWKHLLESMIHLLVDPEEQYSLYLEKKAEKQKQNAQKNEEDNRKHNGDEDCPLTFVEFVKNEFDSISQELKICMVNLYTHLPTSCISLKVVKDMVRASGLLKSIESSLHSIRVANEGFKLLKDFKVPRTVVRRLMQLRTECTNTLKSLPMEFSVPSINKYALKNFCLENACLIFCTASTSSKLHVVAGTRPLELLVIDEAAQLKECESAIPLQLSGLRHAILVGDERQLPAMVKSEIAASADFGRSLFGRLAKLGYKKHLLNVQYRMHPSISLFPKREFYDNQIVDGPNVKEKSYERCFLKGKMYQSYSFINVANGKEELDHRFSRKNMVEVAVVSGIVASLYKEFIGTKQKVSIGVISPYKAQVYAIQEILRKYTETSHTGFSLSVRTVDGFQGGEEDVIIISTVRCNGKGSVGFLSNQQRANVALTRARYCLWILGNSSTLISSDSVWKKLVLDAKRRNCFYNADEDSNLAQAITAALLELDQLHSLLNIDSMLFKNAIWKVCFTHNFLSSITKIKDTVILWEVLALLTKLSSGWRRPLEEKGTLVYDGTSAQLLEKYKINGNLNLIWTVDILQENGHYIQVMKFWDILPFSHIAELAKRLDIVFGNFTVDKMNRCRHKCIDRDVVVPMRWPVVFSNSPMADHEESLSKPLSSFSITTNRETATSTYGNTSKAVKPIIPSKSNVNQRERLLWKIKAERVKDFSTCPEANPVDLSKPLSSLSLADKPEASTSTDMETGKAVKPIIPSKSNVNKKKRLLWKIKGEEGVKDFSTCLEANPVDLSKPLSSLSLADKPEASTSVDMETGKAVKPIIPSKRNVNQKERLLWKIKGEEGVKDFSTCLEANPVEFLSNPLPSPSLADKPEASTSTDMKTSKAVKPTIPSKRYVNKKERLLWKIKAEGVKDFSTCLEANPVDLSKPLSSLSPADKPEASTSTDMESAKRSTTKSDSKSTASRRRRSSSKLKVGDQVFLKIRPSCGIKRYFKGAKLTPRFTGPFEVSE
- the LOC112195054 gene encoding uncharacterized protein LOC112195054 isoform X3; this translates as MGKKSKLKQELVTDTSSLVGLVFSWSISDVLNENLYRNQVQRIPDTFVTLTSYKKSFIPSLVEETHADLLSNMKTLSHAPTCEILTIEDSAGPPGDLFYDITYYRDTETDENHKGPIYEPQVGDIIALTNVRPKCIDDLNRPPRFYLIAYVDEAKDVDEFPDDLQFKILSSKPINYGEPDMHTSKRETLFAVYLMNLTTNLRVWKALNSEGNTNIINKVLQPKSDDGESCSVCFSGESCLVCFSKEKCNAGISAIWPTICSQNLNESQEAAVLNCISLAQCHHQNSVKLIWGPPGTGKTKTMSLTLFALFQLKCRTLTCAPTNIAVLEVATRLRRLVNQSLEYGRYGLGDIVLFGNKKRMKIDNNDDLRDIFLDHRVKILIKCLVPLSGWKHLLESMIHLLVDPEEQYSLYLEKKAEKQKQNAQKNEEDNRKHNGDEDCPLTFVEFVKNEFDSISQELKICMVNLYTHLPTSCISLKVVKDMVRASGLLKSIESSLHSIRVANEGFKLLKDFKVPRTVVRRLMQLRTECTNTLKSLPMEFSVPSINKYALKNFCLENACLIFCTASTSSKLHVVAGTRPLELLVIDEAAQLKECESAIPLQLSGLRHAILVGDERQLPAMVKSEIAASADFGRSLFGRLAKLGYKKHLLNVQYRMHPSISLFPKREFYDNQIVDGPNVKEKSYERCFLKGKMYQSYSFINVANGKEELDHRFSRKNMVEVAVVSGIVASLYKEFIGTKQKVSIGVISPYKAQVYAIQEILRKYTETSHTGFSLSVRTVDGFQGGEEDVIIISTVRCNGKGSVGFLSNQQRANVALTRARYCLWILGNSSTLISSDSVWKKLVLDAKRRNCFYNADEDSNLAQAITAALLELDQLHSLLNIDSMLFKNAIWKVCFTHNFLSSITKIKDTVILWEVLALLTKLSSGWRRPLEEKGTLVYDGTSAQLLEKYKINGNLNLIWTVDILQENGHYIQVMKFWDILPFSHIAELAKRLDIVFGNFTVDKMNRCRHKCIDRDVVVPMRWPVVFSNSPMADHEESLSKPLSSFSITTNRETATSTYGNTSKAVKPIIPSKSNVNQRERLLWKIKAERVKDFSTCPEANPVDLSKPLSSLSLADKPEASTSTDMETGKAVKPIIPSKRNVNQKERLLWKIKGEEGVKDFSTCLEANPVEFLSNPLPSPSLADKPEASTSTDMKTSKAVKPTIPSKRYVNKKERLLWKIKAEGVKDFSTCLEANPVDLSKPLSSLSPADKPEASTSTDMESAKRSTTKSDSKSTASRRRRSSSKLKVGDQVFLKIRPSCGIKRYFKGAKLTPRFTGPFEVSE